From the Pungitius pungitius chromosome 6, fPunPun2.1, whole genome shotgun sequence genome, one window contains:
- the cotl1 gene encoding coactosin-like protein, giving the protein MATQIDKEACRDAYNQVRDDNTDVNWAAFKYEGSMILPAGQGADYEDFKSMCTEDARLFAFVRITMGDAMSKRAKFTLITWIGENISGLQRAKISTDKALVKEIVQNFAKEFMFSDPRELDADNIRTELKKAGGANYDAQAE; this is encoded by the exons ATGGCAACCCAAATCGACAAAGAGGCTTGCAGAGATGCGTACAACCAGGTCAGAGACGATAACACGGACGTGAATTG GGCTGCGTTCAAGTACGAGGGCTCCATGATCCTGCCCGCAGGACAAGGGGCGGACTATGAGGACTTTAAGAGCATGTGCACAG AGGACGCCCGTCTGTTTGCCTTTGTCCGGATCACGATGGGGGACGCCATGAGCAAACGGGCCAAGTTCACCTTAATCACCTGGATCGGGGAGAACATCAGCGGGCTGCAGCGCGCCAAGATCAGCACCGACAAGGCGCTGGTCAAAGAGATTGTGCAG AACTTTGCCAAGGAGTTCATGTTCAGTGACCCGAGGGAACTGGACGCGGACAACATCCGCACAGAGCTGAAGAAGGCCGGCGGAGCCAACTACGACGCTCAGGCCGAGTAG